The following are encoded together in the Methanosarcina flavescens genome:
- a CDS encoding homoserine dehydrogenase, producing MKTVYCSILGFGAIGQGVAEVLLMKKEYLESIGLEVKVVAVVDSKGATVNPEGVDLADCLARKMTDGTVALENISGVEVIRSIPHELVIETTPTNIRTGGVGLQNMLAAFQTGKDVITSNKGPLTLKYRELMETAKAAGLHFRFEATVGGSMPIINLANEVLAGNKVKSIKGILNGTCNYILTRMLEERASYNDILAESMQLGIAETDPTYDVEGIDTACKLVILANSIFGLDVTYSDVEVTGITKVTPEALEMAYERGHVIKLIGEVSRERIHVAPRLVPINHPLAVGGTLNVASIDTELAGEITVTGKGAGPIETASAILSDLVAIYGN from the coding sequence ATGAAAACTGTGTACTGTTCCATTCTCGGGTTCGGAGCAATCGGACAGGGTGTGGCTGAAGTACTCCTTATGAAGAAAGAGTATCTTGAGAGTATTGGGCTGGAAGTAAAGGTTGTTGCTGTTGTGGACTCAAAGGGTGCAACCGTTAATCCTGAGGGCGTGGATCTTGCCGACTGCCTTGCCAGGAAGATGACAGATGGAACGGTAGCTCTTGAAAACATCTCCGGAGTTGAGGTCATCCGGTCCATACCGCATGAGCTGGTGATTGAGACTACTCCTACGAATATACGAACCGGTGGAGTAGGCCTGCAGAATATGCTTGCAGCCTTCCAGACCGGAAAAGACGTTATTACCTCTAATAAGGGACCCCTTACCCTCAAGTACAGGGAACTTATGGAAACCGCAAAGGCAGCAGGCTTGCATTTCAGGTTTGAAGCGACTGTCGGCGGTTCAATGCCCATTATCAACCTGGCAAATGAGGTGCTTGCAGGCAACAAAGTTAAAAGCATCAAAGGAATTCTGAATGGGACCTGTAATTATATCCTGACAAGAATGCTTGAGGAGAGGGCAAGCTATAATGACATTCTTGCCGAATCCATGCAACTTGGCATTGCCGAAACCGATCCCACGTATGATGTGGAAGGAATCGATACAGCCTGCAAACTTGTTATCCTTGCCAATTCGATTTTCGGGCTTGATGTAACTTATAGCGACGTTGAAGTTACAGGGATTACAAAAGTCACGCCTGAAGCCCTCGAAATGGCTTATGAAAGAGGGCATGTGATCAAACTCATAGGTGAAGTCAGCAGGGAAAGAATTCATGTAGCTCCAAGGCTTGTACCTATCAACCATCCCCTTGCAGTAGGAGGAACCCTGAACGTGGCATCGATAGATACCGAGCTTGCAGGAGAAATTACGGTTACGGGTAAGGGTGCAGGTCCGATCGAGACTGCAAGTGCAATTCTCAGCGACCTGGTCGCAATTTATGGAAATTGA
- a CDS encoding ATP-dependent DNA ligase, whose product MTSFREFSETCQAIEKISSTIDTTNRVADFLKKVDVEELPIATHFIMSEVFPAWSGEQLGIGTSLLYAALSRASGMSVKSIESLLRTTGDIGDTALLILKEKRKNQVTFSSFFEEQPELSITEVYNRFKIASEASGKGSQDIKIKNLQFLFNSSTPREAKYISRLALEELRIGVGEGVVRDAISKAFSVPVDVVEHAFMVTNDLGIVAATAKEGGIEALKRLGVEINRPIKMMLSQISPDIVADIREMGEAAIEWKFDGARIQIHKAGNSVMLFSRKLENVTNSLPDLVEIIRKHVKAESAILDGEAVAVDENGKPRAFQEILKRFRRKYNVEEKALGIPIQLNLFDIMYLNGKTLIDLPLIERRKALESCVESSTEDSKSICVSKQVITGDLKLIEQIYKEALKAGHEGLMVKNPHSVYSPGKRGKNWIKKKPLMETLDLVVVGAEWGFGRRANLIGSYTVACYDPETDRFLQVGKVGTGLTDDQLKELTEMLSDLMEGVEAGGVFAVRPKIVLEIAFEEIQKSPNYNSGFALRFPRFIRIRDDKDPEEADTIQRIEKVYSQQLKRL is encoded by the coding sequence ATGACAAGCTTCAGGGAGTTTTCAGAAACCTGCCAGGCGATTGAAAAAATCTCAAGTACTATTGATACTACAAATAGGGTTGCCGATTTTCTTAAAAAGGTCGATGTAGAAGAGCTGCCCATTGCAACTCATTTTATTATGAGTGAGGTTTTTCCTGCCTGGAGTGGAGAGCAATTGGGAATCGGGACAAGCCTGCTGTATGCCGCTCTTTCCAGAGCTTCGGGAATGTCTGTGAAAAGCATAGAATCTCTTCTACGGACTACCGGAGATATCGGGGACACAGCCCTGCTTATCCTTAAGGAAAAAAGGAAAAATCAGGTTACTTTCTCTTCTTTCTTCGAAGAACAACCCGAACTCTCAATAACAGAGGTCTATAACCGTTTCAAAATCGCCTCAGAAGCTTCGGGGAAAGGCTCACAGGATATCAAGATAAAAAATCTTCAGTTTCTCTTCAACTCCTCAACCCCCAGGGAAGCGAAATATATCTCCAGGCTTGCCCTTGAGGAACTCAGGATCGGCGTCGGTGAAGGCGTTGTAAGGGATGCGATTTCAAAAGCTTTCTCCGTGCCTGTGGATGTGGTCGAGCACGCCTTTATGGTCACAAACGACCTCGGGATAGTTGCTGCAACTGCAAAGGAAGGCGGAATAGAAGCCCTTAAACGCCTGGGAGTTGAAATCAATCGCCCGATTAAGATGATGCTTTCCCAGATCAGTCCTGATATAGTTGCCGACATCAGGGAAATGGGGGAGGCTGCAATTGAATGGAAGTTCGACGGGGCAAGAATCCAGATCCATAAGGCTGGAAATTCGGTTATGCTTTTTTCACGCAAACTCGAAAATGTTACGAATTCCCTTCCCGACCTTGTGGAAATAATCCGCAAGCACGTAAAAGCTGAGTCGGCAATCCTTGACGGGGAAGCCGTGGCCGTGGACGAAAACGGCAAGCCCAGGGCATTTCAAGAAATTCTCAAGCGTTTCAGGCGCAAGTACAATGTGGAGGAAAAAGCCCTCGGCATCCCCATTCAACTCAACCTTTTTGACATCATGTACTTAAACGGAAAAACCCTGATAGACCTGCCTCTCATTGAAAGGAGAAAAGCGCTTGAGTCCTGTGTTGAAAGCTCAACTGAGGACTCAAAATCAATCTGCGTGAGCAAACAGGTGATAACCGGAGACCTCAAACTTATAGAACAGATCTACAAGGAGGCTTTAAAAGCCGGACACGAAGGTCTTATGGTCAAAAACCCGCATTCGGTCTATTCGCCTGGCAAACGCGGCAAAAACTGGATTAAGAAAAAACCTCTTATGGAAACCCTCGACCTTGTGGTTGTGGGAGCAGAATGGGGCTTTGGCAGGCGTGCAAACCTTATAGGCTCTTATACTGTTGCCTGTTATGATCCAGAAACCGATCGTTTTCTCCAGGTTGGCAAAGTGGGCACGGGTCTGACTGACGATCAGCTAAAGGAGCTCACAGAGATGCTCTCTGACCTCATGGAAGGCGTTGAGGCAGGCGGAGTATTTGCAGTACGCCCAAAAATAGTCCTTGAAATCGCATTTGAGGAAATCCAGAAAAGCCCCAATTATAACTCAGGCTTTGCACTGCGTTTCCCGCGCTTTATCCGCATACGGGACGATAAAGACCCGGAAGAAGCCGATACAATACAGAGGATAGAAAAGGTATACAGCCAGCAGTTGAAAAGGCTGTAA